The following are from one region of the Candidatus Methylomirabilota bacterium genome:
- a CDS encoding mandelate racemase/muconate lactonizing enzyme family protein, protein MKITAVEAVCLAIPMKPLDPPSAWTGSTRKQIVVRVKTDAGLTGIGEAFAYGAPLAVCNVIEESLAPLIVGEDPSRIEYLIDLMQRGTMIYGRRGLAMFAISGVDIALWDLLGKARHAPVYELLGGATRPRLPVYASLMRYASPKEVAAACKYFVSRGFGMLKLHQTDVASVQAAREAVGPTVELMLDVNCPWTPGEAIAMARAFEPYRLFWFEEPVWPPEDYAGLAEVVRATDTRIALGENESTLYGFREIVERRAGNILQPSITKVGGITEFRKIAALAQAANLPVAPHSFYFGPGLAATLHMAATWGGPIPVEFPTGEHETPFLTNPIRARDGFVEVPSGPGLGIEINEEAIRKHPYTAAAAKPFVLH, encoded by the coding sequence ATGAAGATCACCGCCGTCGAAGCCGTCTGTCTCGCCATTCCCATGAAGCCTCTCGACCCACCCTCCGCCTGGACGGGGAGCACGCGCAAGCAGATCGTCGTGCGCGTGAAGACCGATGCCGGGCTGACGGGAATAGGCGAGGCCTTCGCCTATGGCGCGCCGCTGGCCGTCTGCAATGTCATCGAGGAGAGCCTGGCCCCGCTCATCGTCGGCGAGGATCCGTCGCGGATCGAGTACCTCATAGACCTGATGCAGCGCGGAACCATGATCTATGGCCGTCGCGGGCTCGCCATGTTCGCCATCAGCGGCGTGGACATCGCCCTCTGGGATCTTCTCGGCAAGGCGCGCCATGCGCCCGTGTACGAGCTTCTCGGCGGGGCGACCCGGCCCCGGCTGCCCGTCTACGCGAGCCTGATGCGCTATGCCTCACCCAAGGAAGTGGCCGCGGCGTGCAAGTACTTCGTGTCCCGGGGCTTCGGGATGCTGAAGCTCCACCAGACGGACGTCGCCTCGGTGCAAGCTGCGCGCGAGGCCGTGGGCCCCACCGTCGAGCTGATGCTGGACGTGAACTGCCCGTGGACTCCCGGTGAGGCCATCGCCATGGCCCGCGCCTTCGAGCCATACCGGCTCTTCTGGTTCGAGGAGCCCGTGTGGCCTCCGGAGGACTATGCGGGGCTGGCCGAGGTGGTGCGCGCCACCGATACGCGGATTGCCCTCGGCGAGAACGAATCCACCCTCTACGGCTTTCGCGAGATCGTCGAGCGGCGGGCCGGCAACATCCTGCAGCCCAGCATCACCAAGGTGGGCGGCATCACGGAGTTCAGGAAGATCGCGGCCCTCGCCCAGGCGGCCAATCTGCCCGTCGCACCCCATTCGTTCTATTTCGGACCGGGGCTGGCTGCGACGCTCCACATGGCCGCGACCTGGGGTGGCCCCATCCCGGTCGAGTTCCCCACGGGCGAGCACGAGACGCCCTTCCTCACCAATCCGATCCGCGCGCGTGACGGCTTCGTCGAGGTGCCGTCGGGACCCGGGCTCGGCATCGAGATCAACGAAGAGGCGATCCGAAAGCACCCCTATACGGCCGCGGCGGCCAAGCCCTTCGTGCTTCACTAG
- a CDS encoding XRE family transcriptional regulator: MTSLGGRIKSLRAERGLQQRQLAEKAGMTPSMVSQIESGRLTPSLPTLGKLAAALGVPIASLFETARNGRLHISRKSEYPVVSFDGTTEKWHVLGAGLFQGKIRAVVSTLGPRAKGVKTDKVIIDPGQMKLFYVLEGKVALHYNGETQQLEAGDSAYLDGGTPHGWENLGPKSAKALWVILG, from the coding sequence ATGACCTCTCTGGGCGGACGGATCAAGTCGCTTCGCGCGGAGCGCGGGCTTCAGCAGCGCCAGCTCGCCGAGAAAGCGGGCATGACGCCCAGCATGGTGTCCCAGATCGAGTCGGGGCGGCTCACGCCGTCCCTGCCCACCCTCGGCAAGCTGGCCGCCGCCCTCGGGGTGCCCATCGCTTCGCTCTTCGAGACGGCTCGGAACGGACGGCTTCATATCAGCCGCAAGAGCGAGTACCCCGTCGTCTCCTTTGACGGCACCACGGAGAAGTGGCATGTGCTCGGGGCCGGGCTCTTCCAGGGCAAGATCCGCGCGGTCGTCTCGACCCTGGGTCCGCGCGCCAAGGGCGTCAAGACGGACAAGGTCATCATCGATCCCGGCCAGATGAAGCTGTTTTACGTCCTCGAAGGCAAGGTCGCCCTCCATTACAATGGCGAGACCCAGCAGCTCGAGGCGGGGGACAGCGCCTATCTCGACGGCGGGACACCGCATGGCTGGGAGAACCTGGGGCCCAAGAGCGCCAAGGCGCTCTGGGTGATTCTGGGCTAA
- a CDS encoding CoA-transferase — protein MPEYSDRELMVIAAGRQIRDGDLAFVGMRLPLLAFAFAKRTHAPGAIGLFENGIVRDEPAPETLMTMSDTPNIPGALWATGTLEIMALLQQGLVDVGFIGGAEIDRHGNLNTSYIGDWRKPTLRLPGSGGAADIACLARRFVVVMPQEKHRFRERVDFITSPGFGDGAGWRERVGLRGGGPAAVITTLGVYGFDEATREMVLVSWHPGQSVASVKAATGWDLRAAADCRETPTPTAAELEIVRACDPAGFWTR, from the coding sequence ATGCCGGAGTACTCCGATCGGGAGCTGATGGTCATCGCGGCGGGTCGGCAGATCCGCGACGGCGACCTCGCCTTCGTGGGCATGCGCCTGCCCCTCCTGGCCTTCGCCTTCGCCAAGCGCACCCATGCCCCGGGGGCCATCGGACTCTTCGAGAACGGCATCGTCCGCGACGAGCCGGCCCCGGAGACGCTCATGACCATGAGCGACACGCCGAATATTCCGGGCGCGCTCTGGGCCACGGGCACGCTCGAGATCATGGCCCTGCTCCAGCAGGGCCTGGTGGATGTGGGCTTCATCGGCGGCGCGGAGATCGACAGGCACGGCAACCTCAACACCAGCTACATCGGCGACTGGCGCAAGCCCACCCTGCGTCTGCCCGGGAGCGGTGGGGCCGCGGACATCGCGTGCCTCGCCCGGCGCTTCGTCGTCGTCATGCCGCAGGAGAAGCACCGGTTCCGCGAGCGGGTGGACTTCATCACCTCGCCGGGCTTCGGGGACGGCGCGGGGTGGCGCGAGCGCGTGGGGCTGCGTGGCGGCGGCCCGGCCGCCGTGATCACCACCCTGGGTGTTTACGGCTTCGACGAGGCGACGCGCGAGATGGTCCTCGTGTCCTGGCATCCGGGACAGAGCGTGGCGAGCGTCAAGGCCGCCACGGGCTGGGATCTCCGGGCGGCGGCCGATTGCCGGGAGACGCCCACGCCCACGGCCGCCGAGCTCGAGATCGTCCGCGCCTGCGACCCCGCGGGTTTCTGGACCCGCTAG
- the boxC gene encoding 2,3-epoxybenzoyl-CoA dihydrolase yields MADDATRIMVDFRTEPAKYKHWKVSVKGPVATLAMDVKEDGGLKPGYELKLNSYDLGVDIELYDAIQRLRFEHPEVGAVILTSGKERIFCAGANIRMLNQSSHGWKVNFCKFTNETRNAIEEATAESRQAYLCAVNGPCAGGGYELALACDWIIMADDGSTTVALPEVPLLAVLPGTGGLTRLVDKRKVRRDRADFFCTLEEGIKGQRAVEWRLVDEVVPRSRLDETVQRRAAELAARSDRPRSAPGLALVPLARTIEGDRIAYSSMACVVDRPRGVAEITVLGPPASPPASLEAIHAAGPQFWPLRLARELDDLILHLRANEEEIGIWVFKTQGSAELVEAHDRALQDHAADWLVREIRLYLKRTLKRLDVSSRSIFALIEPGSCFTGTLLELALAADRSYMLEGTREGDAEKPATLRLTGMNFGAYPMVNGLSRLASRFLDEPGRVDDLKRKIGEDLDARAAGEAGLVTFTPDDIDWEDEVRVGIEARAAFSPDALTGMEASLRFGGPETMESKIFSRLSAWQNWIFQRPNAVGDKGALRVYGTGQRSEFDRRRV; encoded by the coding sequence ATGGCTGACGACGCCACGAGGATCATGGTCGACTTCCGCACCGAGCCCGCGAAGTACAAGCACTGGAAGGTCTCAGTGAAGGGGCCAGTGGCCACCCTGGCCATGGACGTGAAGGAGGACGGCGGACTCAAGCCCGGGTACGAGCTCAAGCTCAACTCCTATGACCTGGGCGTGGACATCGAGCTCTATGACGCCATCCAGCGCCTGCGCTTCGAGCACCCGGAGGTGGGCGCCGTCATCCTGACCTCGGGCAAGGAGCGCATCTTCTGCGCCGGGGCCAATATCCGGATGCTCAACCAGTCCTCGCATGGCTGGAAGGTCAACTTCTGCAAGTTCACCAATGAGACGCGCAACGCCATCGAGGAGGCCACCGCCGAGTCGCGCCAGGCCTACCTCTGCGCGGTCAACGGCCCCTGCGCCGGAGGCGGCTACGAGCTGGCCCTGGCCTGCGACTGGATCATCATGGCCGACGACGGCTCGACCACCGTCGCGCTTCCCGAAGTGCCGCTCCTCGCCGTGCTCCCCGGAACGGGCGGCCTGACCCGGCTCGTCGACAAGCGCAAGGTCCGTCGCGACCGTGCCGACTTCTTCTGCACCCTGGAGGAAGGGATCAAGGGCCAGCGCGCCGTCGAGTGGCGCCTCGTGGACGAGGTGGTGCCGCGCTCGAGGCTGGACGAGACGGTCCAGAGGCGTGCCGCCGAGCTGGCCGCGCGGAGCGACCGGCCGAGGAGCGCCCCCGGCCTCGCCCTCGTGCCACTGGCGCGCACCATCGAGGGCGACCGAATCGCGTACAGCTCGATGGCCTGCGTGGTCGATCGCCCTCGCGGGGTGGCCGAGATCACCGTGCTGGGTCCGCCCGCGTCACCTCCCGCCTCCCTCGAGGCGATTCACGCGGCCGGCCCGCAGTTCTGGCCGCTCCGGCTCGCGCGCGAGCTCGACGACCTCATCCTCCATCTCCGCGCCAACGAGGAGGAGATCGGGATCTGGGTGTTCAAGACGCAGGGCAGCGCCGAGCTCGTCGAGGCACATGACCGGGCGCTGCAGGACCACGCCGCGGACTGGCTGGTCCGCGAGATACGCCTCTACCTGAAGCGCACCCTCAAGCGCCTCGACGTCTCCTCACGCTCGATCTTCGCCCTCATCGAGCCCGGCTCCTGCTTCACGGGCACCCTGCTCGAGCTGGCCCTGGCCGCCGACCGCTCCTACATGCTCGAGGGCACGCGCGAGGGCGACGCCGAGAAGCCCGCGACGCTGCGGCTGACCGGCATGAACTTCGGCGCCTATCCGATGGTCAACGGCTTGAGCCGGCTAGCCAGCCGCTTCCTCGACGAGCCGGGGCGGGTGGATGACCTCAAGCGCAAGATAGGCGAAGATCTCGACGCGCGGGCCGCGGGTGAGGCCGGTCTCGTCACCTTCACGCCGGACGACATCGACTGGGAGGACGAGGTGCGCGTGGGGATCGAGGCGCGGGCCGCCTTCTCGCCGGATGCGCTGACCGGCATGGAGGCCTCCCTCCGGTTCGGCGGGCCCGAGACCATGGAGAGCAAGATCTTCAGCCGTCTCTCGGCCTGGCAGAACTGGATCTTCCAGCGCCCGAACGCCGTGGGGGACAAGGGCGCGCTCCGCG
- a CDS encoding molybdopterin cofactor-binding domain-containing protein, whose product MKNNKLSVVGQSLPKIDAWAKVTGETKFADDMALPRMAHGKLLRSPHPHARIKRIDTSRAAALPGVYAVITGHDLPRVKFGILPVSQDEEALCLEKVRMVGDAVAAVAAVDEETAERATELIEVDYEPLKPLMSIEESLGSQDVRIHEYGDGPNVHKAVSLQFGDVEAALAAAHLVREDAFFFEGNTHLPMEQHSAVAHWGPDGKLTLWSSTQTPHYVHRMLAKILDVPAAHIRVIAAPVGGGFGGKLDPFAHEIAACRLSQLTGRPVKFTLTREEVFYVHRGRHPVLMWVKTGFTKDGAITGMHFRSWLDGGAYGSYGVASTFYTGALQTVTYKVPVYKFEGARVFTNKPPCGPKRGHGTPQPRFAMECQIDKAAEQLGLDPADMRRRNLAEPFTKTANHLTVTTIGLGECIDRVVEASGWREKRGRLPAGRGIGIACSSYMTGAGTAIYWNDMPHSGVVVRADRSGLVAVFSGATDIGQGSDSVLAYLVAEVLGIQPKDIRVLPADTDLTPVDLGSYSSRVTIMAGNAAIQAATRLRETIFEAVARKLEVKAARLVAQDRRVFVEGEEDKGVSFPEAVVLAESMHGVLAFPGSYAPPKRAGKYKGGGVGPSPCYSYSACVVEVQVDTETGDVKPTEIWIAHDIGRALNPLLVEGQVEGSVYMGLGEVLMEEQVFRKGVHKAPSMLEYKSPTTLETPEIHTILVEGEDPEGPFGAKEAGQGPLLPVIPAVTNALFDAVGIRIDEIPITPDKVLKALELKRQGKTPRVGPEKLPLFTFPEPRAVESAFGQPAEDISVRPFGS is encoded by the coding sequence ATGAAGAACAATAAGCTTTCGGTGGTCGGCCAGTCGCTGCCCAAGATCGACGCCTGGGCCAAGGTCACCGGCGAGACCAAGTTCGCCGACGACATGGCTCTGCCCCGCATGGCCCACGGCAAGCTCCTCCGCAGCCCGCATCCTCATGCGCGCATCAAGCGGATAGACACCTCGAGGGCCGCCGCCCTTCCCGGCGTCTACGCCGTCATCACGGGGCATGACCTGCCGCGCGTGAAGTTCGGCATCCTGCCCGTGTCCCAGGACGAGGAAGCCCTCTGCCTCGAGAAGGTCCGCATGGTCGGCGACGCGGTGGCCGCGGTGGCCGCGGTGGACGAGGAGACGGCCGAGCGCGCCACCGAGCTGATCGAGGTCGACTACGAGCCGCTCAAGCCCCTGATGTCCATCGAGGAGTCGCTGGGCAGCCAGGACGTGCGCATCCACGAGTACGGCGACGGCCCCAATGTCCACAAGGCCGTCTCCCTCCAGTTCGGCGACGTGGAGGCGGCCTTGGCCGCTGCCCACCTCGTCCGCGAAGATGCCTTCTTCTTCGAGGGCAATACGCATTTGCCCATGGAGCAGCACTCCGCGGTCGCGCACTGGGGCCCGGACGGCAAGCTCACGCTCTGGTCCTCGACCCAGACGCCGCACTATGTCCACCGCATGCTCGCCAAGATCCTCGACGTGCCGGCGGCCCACATCCGAGTCATCGCGGCTCCCGTGGGCGGCGGCTTCGGGGGCAAGCTCGATCCCTTCGCCCACGAGATCGCCGCGTGCAGGCTCTCGCAGCTGACGGGCCGGCCCGTGAAGTTCACCCTGACTCGCGAGGAAGTCTTCTACGTCCACCGCGGGCGGCACCCGGTGCTCATGTGGGTCAAGACCGGCTTCACGAAAGACGGCGCCATCACGGGCATGCATTTTCGCTCCTGGCTCGACGGCGGTGCCTACGGCTCCTATGGCGTGGCCTCGACCTTCTACACGGGCGCGCTGCAGACCGTGACCTACAAGGTGCCCGTCTACAAGTTCGAGGGCGCGCGCGTCTTCACCAACAAGCCCCCCTGCGGCCCCAAGCGGGGCCACGGCACGCCGCAGCCCCGCTTCGCCATGGAGTGCCAGATCGACAAGGCCGCCGAGCAGCTCGGCCTCGACCCCGCGGACATGCGGCGCCGGAATCTGGCCGAGCCCTTCACCAAGACGGCCAATCACCTGACCGTGACCACCATCGGGCTCGGCGAGTGCATCGACCGCGTGGTGGAAGCCTCGGGCTGGCGCGAGAAGCGCGGCCGCCTCCCCGCGGGCCGGGGAATAGGGATAGCCTGCTCGTCCTACATGACGGGAGCGGGCACGGCCATTTACTGGAATGACATGCCTCACTCTGGTGTCGTGGTCAGGGCCGACCGGAGCGGCCTGGTCGCCGTGTTCTCCGGCGCCACCGATATCGGCCAGGGCTCGGACTCCGTCCTGGCCTATCTGGTCGCCGAGGTTCTCGGCATCCAGCCCAAGGACATCCGCGTCCTGCCCGCCGACACCGACCTGACGCCCGTGGATCTCGGCTCGTACTCCTCCCGCGTGACCATCATGGCCGGCAATGCCGCCATCCAGGCGGCCACGCGGCTTCGCGAGACGATCTTCGAGGCGGTGGCGAGGAAGCTCGAGGTGAAGGCCGCCCGTCTGGTCGCGCAGGATCGTCGCGTCTTCGTCGAGGGCGAGGAGGACAAGGGCGTGTCCTTTCCGGAGGCCGTGGTGCTCGCCGAGAGCATGCATGGCGTCCTGGCTTTCCCGGGCTCCTATGCCCCACCCAAGCGCGCGGGCAAGTACAAGGGCGGCGGCGTCGGCCCCTCGCCGTGTTACTCCTACTCGGCCTGCGTCGTCGAGGTCCAGGTGGATACCGAGACGGGCGACGTGAAGCCGACGGAGATCTGGATCGCCCACGATATCGGGCGCGCTCTCAATCCGCTCCTCGTGGAGGGCCAGGTCGAGGGCTCGGTGTACATGGGCCTGGGCGAGGTTCTGATGGAAGAGCAGGTCTTCAGGAAGGGCGTGCACAAGGCGCCCTCGATGCTGGAGTACAAGAGCCCGACCACCCTCGAGACTCCCGAGATCCACACCATTCTCGTCGAGGGGGAGGATCCCGAGGGGCCGTTCGGCGCCAAGGAGGCGGGGCAGGGACCGCTCCTGCCGGTCATCCCCGCCGTCACCAATGCCCTCTTCGATGCCGTGGGCATTCGCATCGACGAGATTCCCATCACGCCCGACAAGGTGCTCAAGGCGCTCGAGCTAAAGAGGCAGGGTAAGACGCCTCGTGTGGGGCCCGAAAAGCTGCCGCTCTTCACGTTTCCGGAGCCGCGAGCCGTGGAGTCGGCCTTTGGCCAGCCCGCGGAAGATATTTCCGTGAGGCCATTCGGATCATGA
- a CDS encoding CoA-transferase gives MREAVARFVPDGASVCMGTALEGLIPFAAGHELIRQRRRGLTLVGPISDILFDQLVGAGCVGCIQAAWVGNVSAGLGYNYRRAVEHGIPHPIAVEDHSNLSMAAALQAGAMGAPYLPTRSLLGSGLVESNPSFKQARDPFSGDPLVLIPALTPDVAILHVQRADAEGHAHCWGTLGVTKPAALAARRLIIIGEEIWPRERILSDPGLVLAPTLKVAAVVHEPFGAYPSPVQGYYGRAHDFYRRYHEDSRTVEGMQAWLDRWIHGVADWKGFLSLLDRDALDAVRVKTPRLSEPLDYGA, from the coding sequence ATGAGAGAGGCCGTGGCCCGCTTCGTGCCGGATGGCGCCTCGGTCTGCATGGGCACAGCGCTCGAGGGCCTCATCCCCTTCGCGGCGGGCCACGAGCTCATTCGCCAGCGACGGCGCGGCCTCACCCTCGTCGGTCCCATCTCGGACATCCTGTTCGACCAGCTCGTGGGTGCCGGCTGCGTCGGTTGCATCCAGGCCGCCTGGGTGGGCAATGTCTCGGCGGGGCTCGGCTACAACTATCGCCGGGCCGTGGAGCATGGCATTCCGCATCCCATCGCGGTCGAGGATCACTCCAACCTGAGCATGGCGGCGGCGCTCCAGGCCGGGGCCATGGGCGCGCCCTATCTCCCGACGCGCTCGCTCCTCGGCTCGGGGCTCGTCGAATCGAACCCGTCCTTCAAGCAGGCGCGAGATCCTTTCTCGGGTGACCCACTGGTACTCATCCCCGCCCTCACGCCGGATGTCGCCATCCTCCACGTCCAGCGCGCCGATGCCGAGGGCCACGCGCATTGCTGGGGCACACTCGGCGTCACGAAGCCGGCCGCGCTCGCGGCCAGGCGACTCATCATCATCGGGGAAGAGATCTGGCCCCGAGAGCGCATCCTCTCCGACCCTGGGTTGGTCCTGGCCCCCACCCTCAAGGTCGCCGCCGTCGTCCACGAGCCCTTCGGCGCCTATCCCTCGCCCGTCCAGGGCTACTACGGACGCGCCCACGACTTCTACCGGCGCTATCACGAGGACTCGCGCACGGTGGAAGGGATGCAGGCCTGGCTCGATCGCTGGATACATGGCGTCGCCGACTGGAAGGGCTTTCTCTCGCTGCTGGACCGGGATGCGCTCGATGCCGTGCGCGTCAAGACCCCGCGTCTCTCCGAACCTCTCGATTATGGAGCGTGA
- a CDS encoding (2Fe-2S)-binding protein — translation MKTQLALTVNGETRDVVVPVHKTLLEVLREDLDLTGTKHGCELGECGTCTVLVDGEPVLSCLVLPIECQGRQIKTVEGMADGGRLHPLQQAFAELGAAQCGYCTPGILLTAEVLLAENPTPTRDDVRVALAGNLCRCTGYTKILDAVELAALRMRGRPSRGTAEVPQA, via the coding sequence GTGAAGACGCAGCTCGCGCTCACGGTCAATGGCGAGACCCGGGACGTGGTCGTGCCCGTTCACAAGACCCTGCTCGAGGTCCTGCGCGAGGACCTCGATCTCACCGGCACCAAGCACGGCTGCGAGCTCGGGGAATGCGGCACCTGCACCGTCCTCGTCGACGGCGAGCCGGTGCTGTCGTGCCTGGTCCTGCCCATCGAGTGCCAGGGACGGCAGATCAAGACCGTGGAGGGTATGGCCGACGGCGGCCGCCTCCATCCGCTGCAGCAGGCCTTCGCCGAGCTCGGCGCCGCGCAATGCGGCTACTGCACGCCCGGCATTCTTCTGACCGCCGAGGTGCTTCTCGCCGAGAACCCCACGCCGACGCGTGATGACGTGCGGGTGGCCCTGGCCGGGAACCTCTGCCGATGCACCGGCTACACCAAGATTCTCGACGCCGTCGAATTGGCGGCGCTCAGGATGCGGGGCCGTCCGAGCCGAGGGACGGCCGAGGTGCCGCAGGCATGA
- a CDS encoding ShlB/FhaC/HecB family hemolysin secretion/activation protein codes for MKTAVQCALTVLAVLAGRGEAYSQQAPIPPSDSDRVTVSLFRVTGATVFPPEKLHNLLAEGEGRALTLAQIEGLAARITAFYRERGYILARAYVPVQEMRAGVVEIAVLEGRVGRIEVNGLRWYDPEYIRSYVQPAPESRVFELGRFERGMLLLNELPGLEVKSALQPGVERGTTDVVLDVEKDRLVTGSVEADNYGSKATAYERFGVALNLNNPLGIGDGLAFRGLTSREGGALWLARLAYTVPINTLGTKVGGAYTHVAVGTGVGSAIGLVDVHGAGDMGSLYAFHPFVRSRALSIYGLASFDYKDFKNEFTSDQLQVVQKDRLRVFTVGGSLNSIDTWRGANSLSLNLQQGVGDFLGSLKGDNDSHASRPGAGGTFTKLTGDVARLQQITATTSMFLKAAGQWASTGLVATEQFIVGGQGTVRGYPVAEVSGDNGYAVTGEFRWNAPGFADVPAFLGKKWGEILQFFIFIDHGGATLLDPQPGERRNRWLTGAGIGVQMGIADNFFLKLEFAKPVIKPIDGRPPSDGLDNRVYFLAVKRF; via the coding sequence TTGAAGACAGCCGTTCAGTGCGCCTTGACCGTGCTCGCCGTGCTGGCCGGGCGTGGGGAGGCATATAGCCAGCAGGCGCCAATCCCTCCGAGTGACTCCGACAGGGTCACGGTGTCCCTATTCCGCGTGACCGGCGCCACGGTGTTCCCACCCGAGAAGCTGCACAACCTGCTCGCGGAGGGTGAGGGCCGCGCCCTCACGCTGGCGCAGATCGAGGGCCTGGCGGCGAGGATCACCGCCTTCTATCGGGAGCGCGGATACATCCTCGCGCGCGCCTATGTCCCCGTGCAGGAAATGCGGGCCGGCGTGGTCGAGATCGCGGTGCTCGAGGGGCGCGTGGGCCGCATCGAGGTCAACGGCCTCCGCTGGTACGATCCCGAGTACATCCGGTCCTACGTGCAGCCCGCTCCCGAGAGCCGGGTCTTTGAGCTGGGCCGCTTCGAACGCGGAATGCTCCTGCTCAACGAGTTGCCCGGGCTCGAGGTGAAGAGCGCGCTCCAGCCGGGGGTCGAGCGAGGCACGACCGACGTGGTTCTCGACGTCGAGAAGGACCGCCTCGTCACGGGAAGCGTGGAGGCCGACAACTACGGCTCGAAGGCGACGGCGTATGAGCGCTTCGGCGTCGCGCTCAATCTGAACAACCCGCTGGGCATCGGCGACGGCTTGGCCTTCCGCGGGCTGACGTCGCGCGAGGGGGGCGCCCTCTGGCTGGCGCGCCTCGCCTATACCGTGCCCATCAACACCCTGGGCACGAAGGTCGGCGGCGCCTATACCCATGTCGCAGTTGGTACTGGCGTCGGCTCAGCCATTGGTCTGGTGGACGTCCACGGCGCCGGGGATATGGGCAGTCTCTACGCCTTCCACCCCTTCGTCCGGAGCAGGGCCCTGAGCATCTATGGACTGGCCAGCTTCGACTACAAGGACTTCAAGAACGAGTTCACCTCCGACCAGCTCCAGGTGGTTCAGAAGGACCGCCTGCGGGTATTCACGGTGGGCGGCTCCCTCAACTCCATCGACACGTGGCGAGGAGCGAACAGCCTGTCCCTCAACCTGCAGCAGGGCGTCGGCGACTTCCTCGGTAGCCTGAAGGGGGACAATGACTCTCACGCGAGCCGGCCCGGCGCGGGCGGGACCTTCACCAAGCTGACCGGTGATGTCGCCCGGCTGCAGCAGATCACGGCCACGACCTCGATGTTCCTCAAGGCGGCCGGGCAGTGGGCGAGCACGGGGCTCGTGGCCACCGAGCAGTTCATCGTGGGCGGACAGGGCACCGTGCGCGGCTACCCCGTGGCCGAGGTCTCGGGCGACAACGGCTATGCCGTCACTGGCGAGTTCCGCTGGAATGCGCCCGGCTTCGCCGACGTCCCCGCCTTCCTTGGGAAGAAGTGGGGGGAGATTCTCCAGTTCTTCATCTTCATCGATCACGGCGGCGCCACCCTGCTGGATCCGCAGCCCGGCGAGCGGCGGAATCGCTGGCTGACCGGGGCGGGTATAGGGGTGCAGATGGGCATTGCGGACAACTTCTTCCTCAAGCTCGAGTTTGCCAAGCCGGTGATCAAGCCCATCGACGGCCGGCCTCCCTCCGACGGACTCGACAATCGTGTGTATTTTCTTGCCGTGAAACGGTTCTAG
- a CDS encoding xanthine dehydrogenase family protein subunit M → MMRLPPFTYLAPVSVTDAVKLMGDHGPEAMLVAGGTDLYPNMKRRQFEPTVLVGLRGIRDMIGVRGSAKVGMTIGAGTILSAVSEHAEIARSYPALATAAGLVSSPQLRNMATIGGNVCVDTRCNYYNQSYQWRKAVNFCMKKDGEICLVAPGSSRCWAVSSSDTAPVLWSLGAKVRLVGPQGERVIPISALYQDDGIQYLSKQPGEVVVEIVLPPAEGWRSAYLKLRRRGSFDFPVLGVAVALRMEGDTVREAAITLGAVASQPRPAPDAAALLVGQRLSPELIARVAEAAYRPSKPLDNTDLTHPYRKKMTRVFVARALKGLAGL, encoded by the coding sequence ATGATGCGATTGCCGCCGTTCACCTATCTGGCCCCCGTCTCGGTGACGGATGCGGTCAAGCTCATGGGCGACCACGGGCCCGAGGCCATGCTCGTGGCGGGCGGCACCGATCTCTATCCGAACATGAAGCGGCGCCAGTTCGAGCCCACCGTGCTGGTTGGGCTCCGCGGCATCCGCGACATGATCGGCGTGCGGGGCTCGGCCAAGGTGGGGATGACCATCGGCGCGGGGACCATCCTGTCCGCCGTGTCTGAGCATGCCGAGATCGCCCGGAGCTATCCGGCCCTGGCCACGGCGGCGGGGCTGGTCTCGAGCCCGCAGCTCCGCAACATGGCCACCATCGGCGGCAACGTGTGCGTGGACACGCGCTGCAACTACTACAACCAGTCCTATCAGTGGCGGAAGGCCGTCAATTTCTGCATGAAGAAGGACGGCGAGATTTGCCTCGTCGCCCCCGGCAGCTCGCGCTGCTGGGCGGTGTCTTCGTCCGACACCGCCCCCGTGCTCTGGAGCCTGGGCGCAAAGGTGAGACTGGTAGGCCCTCAGGGGGAGCGCGTCATCCCGATCAGCGCCCTCTACCAGGACGACGGCATCCAGTACCTGAGCAAGCAGCCGGGGGAAGTCGTCGTGGAGATCGTGCTGCCGCCGGCGGAAGGCTGGCGCTCCGCCTATCTCAAGCTCCGCCGGCGCGGCTCCTTCGACTTCCCGGTGCTGGGCGTGGCCGTGGCGCTCAGGATGGAAGGTGACACGGTCAGGGAAGCCGCCATCACTCTCGGCGCGGTCGCCTCCCAGCCCCGGCCGGCCCCCGACGCGGCGGCGCTCCTCGTGGGACAGCGGCTCAGCCCCGAGCTCATCGCGCGCGTGGCCGAGGCCGCGTACCGGCCCTCCAAGCCGCTGGACAATACGGATCTCACGCATCCATACCGAAAGAAGATGACGCGCGTGTTCGTGGCTCGCGCGCTGAAAGGACTGGCAGGTCTATGA